From one Eisenibacter elegans DSM 3317 genomic stretch:
- a CDS encoding DUF4442 domain-containing protein, producing the protein MITSEPLKHKLLRWFWNYIPNAYSRSGGRIRYIAADYREVRVSLSLGWRTRNYVGTIFGGSMFAATDPFYMLMLLNILGKDYVVWDKAASIRFRKPGKGRLEARFVLTEAQIEQIKSAVAQHQEFEVALPIQLTNKEGQVCAEISRTVYIADKVFYKQKQAARVRSV; encoded by the coding sequence ATGATAACTTCTGAACCCCTAAAACACAAACTCTTGCGTTGGTTTTGGAATTACATCCCCAATGCCTACAGCCGCAGCGGCGGGCGCATTCGTTATATTGCGGCTGACTACCGGGAGGTGCGTGTCAGCCTGAGCCTAGGTTGGCGTACCCGCAACTATGTCGGTACTATCTTTGGCGGGAGTATGTTTGCCGCCACAGACCCATTTTATATGTTGATGCTCCTCAATATCTTGGGTAAAGACTATGTCGTGTGGGACAAGGCCGCCAGCATTCGGTTTCGCAAACCCGGCAAGGGGCGGCTAGAGGCGCGTTTTGTCCTGACAGAGGCGCAAATAGAGCAGATAAAATCAGCCGTAGCCCAACACCAAGAGTTTGAGGTAGCCTTGCCCATACAGCTAACCAACAAAGAAGGGCAGGTATGTGCCGAAATCAGCCGGACGGTCTATATAGCCGACAAGGTATTTTACAAACAAAAACAAGCTGCCCGTGTACGGAGTGTATAG
- a CDS encoding glycosyltransferase, translating into MFPYPHSTAASQRFRFEQYLALLTSQGIDYQLAAFWDEATWRILYQPGHLFLKLSGLAKGFLRRLWLLRAVHRADRVFIHREATPIGPPWFEAYTRYIARKPIIFDFDDAIWLPNTTQSNALARWFKFHQKTALICQWATRISAGNDYLADYARQFNPQVILNPTTLDTQHWHNQVQDQTTDIVRLGWTGTHSTLPYLTALRPVLDQLHREGCAFELVVIADRPPDWQAPYLRFVPWQKNSEIADLLRFHIGLMPLTEDSWALGKCGFKALQYMALGIVAVASPVGVNKQIITHEQNGYLCQHDSEWREALQKLLQQQDLRTRLGQAGRQTVVDRYSVESNQYNFVRLVSS; encoded by the coding sequence GTGTTTCCTTATCCCCATAGCACTGCGGCTTCGCAGCGTTTCCGGTTTGAGCAGTATCTGGCACTCCTTACCTCACAAGGGATTGATTATCAGCTGGCTGCTTTTTGGGATGAGGCTACTTGGCGCATCCTCTATCAGCCCGGACATCTGTTCTTAAAACTCTCCGGCTTGGCGAAAGGTTTCCTGCGGCGTTTGTGGCTGCTCCGAGCCGTACACCGTGCCGATAGGGTATTCATCCATCGCGAAGCTACGCCCATAGGGCCGCCTTGGTTTGAAGCCTACACGCGTTACATTGCCCGAAAGCCCATTATCTTTGATTTTGATGATGCCATTTGGCTGCCCAACACTACCCAGAGCAACGCGCTGGCGCGGTGGTTCAAATTTCACCAAAAAACAGCCCTCATCTGCCAATGGGCCACACGCATCAGCGCCGGAAACGATTATTTGGCGGATTATGCCCGCCAATTCAACCCCCAAGTAATTCTCAATCCTACTACACTTGATACCCAACATTGGCACAACCAAGTACAAGACCAAACGACTGACATCGTACGCCTCGGCTGGACGGGCACACACTCTACCCTGCCTTACCTAACCGCCTTGCGCCCCGTGCTCGACCAACTCCACCGCGAGGGCTGCGCTTTTGAGCTGGTAGTCATCGCTGACCGCCCACCTGATTGGCAAGCTCCCTACCTCCGCTTCGTGCCTTGGCAAAAAAACAGTGAAATAGCCGATTTACTCCGTTTCCACATAGGGCTGATGCCCCTGACGGAGGATTCTTGGGCTTTGGGAAAATGTGGCTTCAAAGCCTTGCAGTATATGGCGTTGGGCATCGTAGCCGTGGCCTCTCCGGTAGGGGTCAATAAGCAAATTATTACCCACGAACAAAATGGCTACTTATGCCAACACGATAGCGAGTGGCGCGAAGCCCTACAAAAGCTCTTGCAGCAGCAAGACTTGCGCACACGGCTCGGGCAGGCAGGCCGCCAAACCGTCGTAGACCGCTACTCTGTAGAAAGCAATCAATACAACTTCGTGCGGCTCGTCAGCTCATAA
- a CDS encoding ACP phosphodiesterase, with amino-acid sequence MNFLAHIFLSGTASEQLLIGNFIGDFVRGKQLQTYSPEVQAGVRLHRAIDSYTDHHPLVKQSAQRLKADYGKYAPVIVDVYYDHFLATHWHQYHPQQSLAQFAQSRYAIFQKHQALLPERVQYLLPYMISQDWLLNYQQLSAIDRALCRLAERATFDSGLERAIHNLEAEYSAFEQDFLTFFPDVQCFVSEQIALRAVVQ; translated from the coding sequence ATGAACTTTCTTGCGCATATTTTTTTGTCAGGCACAGCCTCCGAACAGTTGCTGATAGGCAATTTTATCGGTGATTTTGTACGTGGCAAACAACTCCAAACTTATAGCCCCGAAGTACAGGCCGGTGTCAGGCTACACCGTGCCATAGACAGCTACACCGACCATCACCCTTTGGTCAAGCAAAGCGCACAGCGGCTCAAGGCCGATTATGGCAAATACGCGCCGGTGATTGTAGATGTATACTACGATCATTTTTTGGCGACTCATTGGCACCAATACCATCCGCAGCAGTCCTTGGCACAGTTTGCCCAGAGCCGGTATGCTATTTTCCAAAAACATCAAGCCTTGCTGCCGGAGCGGGTACAGTACCTGTTGCCGTATATGATTAGCCAAGACTGGTTGCTCAATTATCAACAGCTCAGCGCTATCGATCGGGCGCTTTGCCGCCTAGCCGAGCGGGCTACATTCGACTCAGGCTTGGAGCGGGCTATTCATAACCTAGAGGCTGAGTATAGCGCTTTTGAGCAAGATTTTTTGACCTTTTTCCCTGATGTACAGTGCTTTGTGTCGGAACAGATAGCCCTTAGAGCAGTTGTGCAATAA
- a CDS encoding AAA family ATPase: MSEKFNSDVEAADALYRAYGQLKQEIGKVIVGQDEVVHLLLTAMFCQGHCLLVGVPGLAKTLLIQTIASCMRLDFNRIQFTPDLMPSDIVGAETLDKERNFQFVKGPVFANIILADEINRTPPKTQSALLEAMQEYAVTVSGTRHGLPLPFFVLATQNPIEQEGTYPLPEAQQDRFMFNIVLDYPSYQEEVAIVKNTTSDHKPKVEAVISAAEIQAYQSLVRRVPVSDNVIEYAVRLVHHTRPNAPQGAPLANQYLEWGAGPRASQALILAAKCHALLAKKYSPDIEDVQAVAAPILRHRIVRNFKAEAEGISIDQIIAQLL, encoded by the coding sequence ATGAGCGAAAAATTCAACTCAGATGTAGAAGCCGCCGATGCGCTCTACCGAGCCTATGGCCAACTCAAACAAGAAATCGGAAAAGTAATCGTTGGGCAAGACGAGGTCGTACACCTGCTGCTGACGGCTATGTTTTGCCAAGGGCACTGCCTCTTGGTAGGTGTGCCGGGCTTGGCCAAGACCTTGCTCATCCAGACCATCGCCTCGTGTATGAGGCTGGATTTCAACCGAATACAATTCACTCCCGACCTGATGCCCTCCGATATTGTAGGCGCTGAAACCCTAGACAAAGAACGCAACTTTCAGTTTGTCAAAGGCCCTGTATTTGCCAATATCATCCTTGCTGACGAAATCAACCGTACTCCTCCCAAAACCCAATCGGCCTTGCTCGAAGCAATGCAAGAGTATGCCGTAACGGTATCAGGCACACGCCACGGCCTGCCTTTGCCGTTTTTTGTGTTGGCTACCCAAAACCCCATCGAGCAAGAGGGTACCTACCCGCTCCCCGAGGCGCAACAAGACCGGTTTATGTTCAATATCGTGTTGGACTATCCGAGCTACCAAGAAGAGGTGGCGATTGTCAAAAATACCACTAGCGACCACAAGCCCAAGGTGGAGGCCGTCATCAGCGCGGCAGAGATTCAGGCCTACCAATCCTTGGTACGCCGCGTACCCGTAAGCGACAATGTGATAGAGTATGCTGTCCGTCTCGTACACCACACCCGCCCCAATGCCCCCCAAGGGGCACCCCTAGCCAACCAATACCTCGAATGGGGTGCAGGCCCTAGAGCTTCGCAAGCGCTGATTTTGGCGGCCAAATGCCACGCCTTGTTGGCCAAAAAATATTCTCCCGATATTGAAGATGTACAAGCTGTGGCTGCGCCTATTTTGCGCCACCGTATTGTGCGCAACTTCAAGGCCGAAGCCGAAGGCATCAGCATCGATCAGATTATTGCACAACTGCTCTAA
- a CDS encoding 1-deoxy-D-xylulose-5-phosphate reductoisomerase has translation MQSPKKIAILGATGSIGTQALEVVQAHPDAFEVVVLTAQNNAALLISQALAFQPKAVVIANTDLYPTVRDALAHLPIQVYGGMEALVEVVQLPELDLVLTALVGYAGLAPTMAAIRAGKHIALANKETLVVAGELVTALAQAHQVALLPVDSEHSAIFQCLPGEGQNPIEKIILTASGGPFRGKTRQELAAVSKAQALKHPNWDMGAKITIDSASMMNKGLEVIEAKWLFDLRLEQIEVVVHPQSIVHSLVQFEDGSIKAQLGLPDMKIPIQYALSYPRRLPSAFPRFDFGLYPSLTFEKPDTEAFRNLALAFEAMQRGGNAPCILNAANEVAVARFLKDEVSFLGMSDLIADCLAKASFVAKPSYEDYVATDEQTRRLAQAYKPQ, from the coding sequence ATGCAAAGCCCCAAAAAAATTGCTATTCTTGGCGCTACCGGCTCTATCGGAACTCAGGCGCTCGAAGTCGTGCAAGCCCACCCCGACGCTTTTGAGGTGGTAGTATTGACAGCCCAAAACAACGCAGCACTGCTCATTTCTCAAGCGCTGGCCTTCCAACCCAAGGCTGTTGTCATTGCCAATACCGATTTATACCCCACTGTCCGTGATGCGCTGGCACACTTGCCCATCCAAGTATATGGGGGTATGGAAGCCTTGGTAGAGGTTGTCCAGCTACCAGAATTAGACCTTGTGTTGACGGCCTTGGTAGGGTACGCAGGATTAGCCCCTACAATGGCGGCCATCCGTGCAGGCAAACATATCGCCTTGGCCAACAAAGAAACCCTCGTGGTCGCTGGAGAGCTGGTTACGGCCTTGGCACAAGCCCATCAAGTAGCTTTGCTCCCCGTTGATTCTGAGCATTCGGCGATTTTTCAGTGCCTCCCAGGAGAAGGGCAAAACCCCATCGAAAAAATCATTCTGACAGCCTCCGGTGGGCCTTTTAGAGGCAAAACCCGCCAAGAGCTGGCTGCTGTCAGTAAGGCACAAGCGCTCAAACACCCCAACTGGGATATGGGGGCAAAAATCACTATTGACTCTGCCTCAATGATGAATAAAGGCCTAGAAGTGATTGAAGCCAAATGGCTTTTTGACCTCCGCCTAGAGCAAATAGAAGTAGTGGTACACCCGCAGTCTATCGTACACTCGCTGGTTCAGTTTGAAGATGGCTCTATCAAAGCGCAGCTTGGCCTGCCGGATATGAAAATCCCTATCCAGTATGCGCTCAGCTACCCTCGCCGCCTCCCTTCGGCCTTCCCTCGCTTTGATTTTGGGTTATATCCTAGCCTTACTTTCGAAAAACCTGATACGGAGGCTTTCCGTAACCTTGCCCTTGCTTTTGAAGCAATGCAACGCGGCGGTAATGCCCCCTGTATTCTCAACGCGGCCAATGAAGTGGCGGTAGCCCGTTTTCTCAAAGATGAAGTAAGCTTCCTAGGAATGTCTGACCTCATCGCTGACTGCCTAGCCAAGGCCAGCTTTGTAGCCAAACCAAGCTACGAAGACTATGTGGCTACCGACGAACAAACTCGACGGCTGGCACAGGCCTACAAACCGCAATAA
- a CDS encoding zinc ribbon domain-containing protein, whose protein sequence is MERTVAQKLTALLKLQSIDTQLDEIKKIRGDLPEEVQDLEDEIAGYQTRIDKFNAEIDALRNEITGFRERRKEAEKLITKYKDQQMNVRNNREYDAITKEIESEELEITLCDKKIRTTEEKIKGVEADIKQTQDTLADRNKDLENKKSELDSIIAESEGEEQKLVKDREKSAKNIEDRLLRSYNRIRENAINGLAVVMVQRDACGGCFNIVPPQRQADVRDQKKIIVCEHCGRILAGVDDPVVVVEEEKKPKPAPKKKASKAE, encoded by the coding sequence ATGGAACGTACCGTAGCTCAAAAATTGACCGCACTACTCAAACTGCAATCTATTGATACCCAGCTCGATGAAATCAAGAAGATACGCGGCGACCTGCCCGAAGAGGTGCAAGACCTCGAAGATGAGATAGCAGGTTACCAAACCCGTATCGACAAATTCAATGCTGAAATAGATGCTCTACGTAACGAAATCACCGGGTTTAGAGAGCGCCGAAAAGAAGCCGAAAAGCTCATCACCAAGTATAAAGACCAGCAGATGAACGTACGCAACAACCGTGAGTACGATGCCATCACCAAGGAAATAGAATCAGAAGAGCTGGAAATCACCCTCTGCGACAAAAAAATTCGCACCACAGAAGAGAAAATCAAAGGTGTGGAGGCTGACATCAAGCAAACGCAAGATACACTTGCTGACCGCAACAAAGACCTCGAAAATAAAAAATCAGAGCTCGACAGCATCATCGCCGAAAGCGAAGGCGAAGAACAAAAACTAGTCAAAGACCGAGAAAAAAGCGCCAAAAATATCGAAGACCGTCTGCTGCGCTCCTACAACCGTATTCGTGAAAATGCGATCAACGGCCTAGCCGTAGTGATGGTACAGCGTGATGCCTGCGGCGGTTGCTTCAACATTGTGCCTCCACAGCGCCAAGCTGACGTACGTGATCAGAAAAAAATCATCGTTTGCGAACACTGTGGACGTATTCTGGCCGGCGTAGATGACCCCGTAGTAGTGGTAGAAGAGGAGAAAAAGCCCAAACCCGCCCCCAAGAAAAAAGCAAGTAAGGCGGAGTAA
- a CDS encoding PaaI family thioesterase — MNEQVLARWNEYPFYKWAGLRIIEAHEGRATIALQVQDHHRGGGGTQAINGGIMAYLFDGLLGAAVVSVWDEGVIGQVTTSLNVQYISMLQATDEVLGKAQVIKKGKRVVFVDGEIYDAQGQLCARCQGAFQLRRKD; from the coding sequence ATGAACGAACAAGTTTTAGCCCGCTGGAATGAGTATCCTTTTTATAAATGGGCCGGATTGCGCATCATAGAAGCCCACGAAGGCCGTGCAACAATTGCCCTCCAGGTTCAAGATCATCACCGAGGTGGCGGGGGTACACAGGCCATCAATGGCGGCATTATGGCCTACCTTTTTGATGGCCTGCTGGGCGCTGCCGTCGTATCAGTATGGGACGAAGGCGTGATTGGACAAGTAACCACCTCCCTCAACGTACAGTATATCAGTATGTTGCAAGCCACCGACGAAGTACTCGGCAAGGCGCAAGTAATCAAAAAAGGAAAACGCGTTGTTTTTGTAGATGGTGAAATCTATGATGCCCAAGGGCAGCTCTGCGCCCGATGCCAAGGCGCTTTCCAACTACGTCGCAAAGACTAA